In the Muricauda sp. MAR_2010_75 genome, one interval contains:
- a CDS encoding BtrH N-terminal domain-containing protein yields the protein MIRTTYSNKVHNFAHEPGSNCSVSSWSGIMRNQGFRYDQIDVFGIGCGFAFNYSAIASQKQFNMPITSDNIAIDFLTNIGIGGETITLRNNSEALNQIINCIDRGFPVAVKINPLYSSNLYTRTDSRHRRYLSQHWIVVIGYDLNKHELYFFDSAKLSITKMSIEDFKEGRNSGSFNQNPQNYFLSIQFPDEVLNRNISYYLSLKKVVHRFLYVEKYTNLSIYTGSYGYQKAIRHIAIWNKMLSEKKLSETLAALKITLTVSGMARGAYRFNFSEYLNRCASELNSDALILIAGQFRLSGSLWQEFIEFLDKVAENPLNDSHWGANSNLVKKLRELYELELKAIQDLESILSKLSVSELMKA from the coding sequence ATGATCAGAACGACATATTCAAATAAGGTTCACAATTTTGCTCATGAACCTGGGAGTAATTGCTCGGTTTCCTCATGGAGTGGGATAATGAGAAACCAAGGTTTTAGATATGATCAGATCGATGTTTTTGGGATAGGTTGCGGATTTGCTTTTAACTACTCCGCTATTGCGAGCCAAAAGCAATTTAATATGCCGATTACTTCAGATAATATTGCCATTGACTTTCTCACAAATATCGGAATCGGGGGAGAAACGATTACACTTCGGAACAACAGTGAGGCTTTAAACCAGATCATTAACTGTATTGATCGTGGATTTCCAGTGGCTGTAAAGATTAACCCATTATATTCGAGCAATCTCTATACACGTACGGATTCAAGACATAGACGCTATCTTTCCCAACATTGGATTGTAGTTATTGGTTATGATTTGAATAAACATGAATTGTACTTTTTCGATAGTGCAAAACTGAGCATAACTAAAATGAGCATAGAGGATTTCAAGGAGGGGAGAAACTCGGGAAGTTTTAATCAAAATCCACAAAATTATTTTTTGAGTATTCAGTTTCCAGATGAAGTTCTTAATCGAAACATCTCGTATTACCTGAGTCTGAAAAAAGTAGTTCATCGATTTCTCTATGTTGAGAAATATACCAATTTGTCCATTTATACGGGAAGCTATGGCTACCAGAAAGCAATACGACATATTGCCATTTGGAATAAAATGCTATCCGAGAAAAAATTATCCGAAACTCTCGCCGCTCTTAAAATTACTTTGACAGTTTCGGGTATGGCCAGAGGAGCATACCGCTTTAACTTTTCAGAATACTTGAATAGATGTGCTTCGGAATTGAATTCGGATGCACTGATTCTTATTGCAGGCCAATTCAGACTATCGGGAAGTCTTTGGCAGGAATTCATTGAGTTCCTGGACAAGGTAGCGGAAAATCCATTGAATGACTCCCATTGGGGGGCAAATTCCAATTTGGTTAAGAAACTAAGGGAGCTTTATGAACTGGAGTTGAAGGCAATTCAAGATTTGGAATCAATACTTTCAAAACTATCGGTATCTGAACTCATGAAGGCTTGA
- a CDS encoding glycosyltransferase family A protein — MEDNCCKLVSCICVTYNRVSFLKKSIRCFLSQTYPRTELLVIYRADDYQTKEYLDSLENENIVGHALNSPKLTLGDIRNQAVSISNGTYFCNWDDDDWYHPDRIMRQVEFLERTGQKAVVLTNLLVYDQRTGNAYFSMFRLWETSLLCKKQCINEDLKYGSRQRGEDAILVNAMMEKGGVVPLSQPNLVIYFIHGNNTMNRDHFEKLFKLSQPLSMDKSEMVRGIIEGEISNGEAKMLLSGNDFLKDLNCFHKKAGYLSLSGLTIYRSA; from the coding sequence ATGGAAGATAATTGTTGCAAGCTCGTTTCTTGTATATGTGTTACCTATAACAGAGTCTCTTTTTTAAAGAAATCTATTCGTTGTTTTCTGTCTCAGACGTATCCCAGAACTGAACTACTAGTCATTTACCGTGCTGATGACTATCAAACCAAGGAATATTTAGATTCTTTGGAAAATGAAAACATTGTCGGGCATGCGTTAAACTCGCCAAAACTTACACTGGGGGATATTAGAAACCAAGCAGTCTCCATTTCCAATGGCACGTATTTTTGTAATTGGGATGATGACGATTGGTATCATCCAGATCGAATTATGCGGCAAGTTGAGTTTCTCGAGAGAACGGGGCAGAAAGCGGTAGTACTTACCAATCTCTTGGTTTATGACCAACGTACCGGTAATGCATACTTCTCTATGTTCAGATTGTGGGAAACAAGTTTGCTCTGCAAAAAGCAATGCATTAATGAGGACCTTAAATATGGTTCTCGTCAACGTGGTGAGGATGCAATCCTGGTCAATGCAATGATGGAAAAAGGCGGTGTTGTTCCACTTTCCCAACCCAATTTGGTCATATACTTTATCCATGGAAATAATACCATGAACAGGGATCATTTTGAAAAACTATTCAAATTATCACAGCCTTTGTCAATGGATAAATCAGAAATGGTTAGGGGGATTATTGAAGGTGAAATAAGCAATGGAGAAGCAAAAATGCTTCTTTCTGGAAATGACTTTCTCAAAGATCTAAACTGCTTCCATAAGAAAGCGGGTTATCTCTCTTTGTCGGGTCTCACAATTTATCGCAGTGCTTAA
- a CDS encoding DUF2141 domain-containing protein, protein MKIFIYIVLLIFFMIQFEHPNTTGSLEVVLTNLESDDGMVLIGIYNEENQWLTKQYAGEKALISSGTAVATFTDLPYGNYAISCFHDVNNNDKFDIGFLGLPKEPYAFSNNVKSLFGPPGWKKAVFTFSSNQKTIRIKF, encoded by the coding sequence ATGAAAATCTTTATATACATCGTACTGCTGATTTTCTTCATGATTCAATTCGAACATCCAAATACAACCGGATCTCTAGAAGTAGTCCTTACCAATCTTGAGAGCGATGATGGAATGGTCCTGATTGGGATTTATAATGAAGAGAATCAATGGCTAACCAAACAATATGCTGGTGAGAAAGCTTTGATAAGCAGTGGAACGGCTGTGGCAACATTTACAGATTTACCCTATGGCAACTATGCGATTTCCTGTTTTCATGATGTAAACAATAACGACAAATTCGATATCGGTTTTCTGGGGCTACCAAAAGAACCGTATGCGTTTTCCAATAATGTTAAATCGCTATTTGGGCCACCGGGTTGGAAGAAAGCGGTATTCACCTTCTCTTCCAATCAAAAAACAATACGTATTAAATTTTAA
- a CDS encoding glycosyltransferase family 2 protein produces MEPGEITYGVSVILNIYKRPYFEEQIEAILSQSLPVENVIIIHNEDYIEIPEDIKTSIKSRHSNLYFIESEFNLKYFARFHIAASLETPFVYIIDDDVIPTPGWIERCYHACIELGAIISGTGRCLEDGCYSVADSKISTDTFVGDMINPKFNCIRDLTQVDYACSSYFFRREWLDYFFRYTPLMLNNGEDIHLSASCMVAAGIPTFVLPQNEFDSSNIRIHYGGDSMATWKKNKFFAQRKDIIKYWIQEHGWIPLRWTKDKIVV; encoded by the coding sequence ATGGAACCTGGAGAAATAACATATGGAGTGTCTGTAATCCTTAATATTTACAAACGTCCCTATTTTGAAGAGCAAATTGAGGCTATTCTATCGCAGTCCTTACCTGTTGAAAATGTAATTATTATCCATAATGAAGATTATATTGAAATCCCAGAGGATATCAAAACCAGTATTAAATCCAGACATTCCAATTTGTACTTTATCGAATCTGAGTTTAATCTGAAATACTTCGCCCGATTTCATATTGCCGCTAGTTTGGAAACCCCCTTTGTTTACATTATTGATGACGATGTTATTCCAACACCGGGGTGGATTGAAAGATGTTACCACGCCTGTATCGAATTAGGGGCAATAATTTCTGGAACGGGGAGATGTTTGGAGGACGGTTGCTATTCCGTAGCGGATTCAAAAATAAGCACCGATACGTTTGTCGGCGACATGATTAATCCAAAGTTCAATTGTATCAGGGATTTAACACAAGTAGACTACGCCTGTAGTAGCTATTTCTTCAGAAGGGAATGGTTAGATTATTTCTTCCGGTACACTCCGCTAATGCTCAACAATGGTGAAGATATCCATTTATCTGCTTCATGTATGGTGGCAGCGGGAATTCCCACCTTCGTTTTACCGCAAAACGAATTTGATAGTAGCAATATAAGGATACATTACGGAGGGGATTCGATGGCCACATGGAAAAAAAATAAATTCTTCGCCCAAAGAAAAGATATTATAAAATACTGGATACAGGAACATGGTTGGATTCCCTTAAGGTGGACAAAGGATAAAATTGTTGTATAA
- the fabZ gene encoding 3-hydroxyacyl-ACP dehydratase FabZ, whose translation MTLLRYEQIADRIPQRFPFLLVDKIIKVNKKEVIGVKHVSLTDPYLVGHFPGNPVFPGVLLVEASAQTGGIMIAEHPGYDCRGYIAMLNNFKFVDFILPGDSIQIHCKLINMIGKFVKVDVSASVEDRIVGKGMITYNFEK comes from the coding sequence ATGACCTTATTACGATATGAGCAAATCGCAGATCGCATCCCCCAGCGATTCCCCTTTCTGTTGGTAGATAAAATAATAAAAGTGAACAAAAAGGAAGTGATTGGTGTAAAGCATGTTAGTCTCACCGATCCTTATTTGGTCGGACACTTTCCCGGAAATCCAGTATTTCCTGGAGTATTACTTGTAGAGGCAAGTGCCCAAACCGGTGGTATAATGATTGCGGAACATCCGGGCTACGACTGTAGAGGATACATTGCTATGCTAAACAATTTCAAATTTGTAGACTTTATTCTACCCGGAGACTCAATACAAATCCACTGTAAATTAATAAATATGATTGGCAAGTTTGTTAAAGTCGATGTTTCGGCGAGTGTGGAAGACCGAATTGTCGGTAAAGGAATGATTACGTATAACTTCGAAAAATAG
- a CDS encoding beta-ketoacyl synthase N-terminal-like domain-containing protein → MKTKPLNVVVTSLGVSSPNGNSITSFAKNYSQKDIGCRRHIDDGNLEKDLSNFSTVNQRRMDRLTKITMMAAVDCLDKVQLSVDESNINDVGGIFCSSYGPIASARDFIHSGFKLGLNSASPLIFPYTVINSAPGAIAVLMKTRGFSTTVQGYNPIAYAFDVIRNKKAKAILAGGFDELSPELEKAYLNRTIVDENGTKKPSAIANVSEGSAMLFLEEEEFAIGRKSEILFKLCNYSVSSNLQYTEESIDNFGFISAECIYKTMTSALERSEIERSKISLIISLAREDSHQIESEKEALKKIWPEKIPEVYYPKPNLGETLGASDCFAMIVGYLRGLEIKHSKTSPIYVVVNSYHIGGNCFSMIIEV, encoded by the coding sequence ATGAAAACCAAACCTTTAAATGTAGTGGTGACTTCCCTTGGTGTAAGTTCACCCAATGGAAATTCAATCACATCATTTGCAAAGAACTATTCTCAAAAAGATATAGGTTGTCGTAGACATATTGATGATGGCAATTTGGAAAAGGATCTGTCCAACTTCTCAACCGTAAATCAAAGAAGGATGGATCGCCTGACGAAGATTACGATGATGGCAGCTGTGGATTGCCTTGATAAAGTGCAATTATCTGTGGATGAGTCAAACATCAATGATGTAGGGGGTATATTCTGTTCTTCCTATGGGCCTATTGCCAGTGCACGAGATTTCATTCACTCAGGATTTAAGTTAGGACTTAATTCAGCAAGCCCCTTAATATTTCCTTATACCGTAATAAACTCTGCGCCTGGTGCTATTGCGGTACTAATGAAGACCCGTGGATTTAGTACAACGGTGCAAGGTTACAATCCAATAGCCTATGCCTTTGATGTAATACGCAATAAAAAGGCCAAAGCAATACTTGCTGGAGGATTTGATGAACTTTCTCCAGAGCTTGAAAAAGCCTACTTGAACCGCACAATTGTTGATGAAAATGGCACTAAAAAGCCTTCTGCAATCGCCAATGTCAGTGAAGGTTCGGCGATGTTATTTTTGGAAGAGGAGGAGTTTGCCATTGGGAGAAAATCAGAGATACTATTTAAACTCTGCAATTATAGTGTAAGTTCGAACCTTCAGTATACAGAGGAATCCATTGATAACTTTGGCTTTATTTCTGCCGAATGCATATACAAAACCATGACCAGTGCTTTGGAAAGAAGCGAAATAGAAAGGTCAAAGATTTCACTGATTATATCACTGGCAAGAGAAGATAGTCATCAGATTGAATCTGAAAAAGAAGCATTAAAAAAGATTTGGCCCGAAAAGATTCCTGAAGTGTACTATCCTAAACCTAATTTGGGTGAAACACTGGGAGCGTCAGACTGTTTTGCAATGATAGTCGGATACTTAAGAGGGCTTGAAATCAAACATTCAAAAACTAGCCCGATTTATGTTGTTGTAAACAGTTATCATATTGGAGGTAACTGCTTCTCAATGATCATAGAAGTATAA
- a CDS encoding SDR family NAD(P)-dependent oxidoreductase, which produces MMNSTNVKDKVVLVTGATGGIGHQICITLAEHQAIPIIHYNSNGEKADEILNEISDLGITSMKVKADIRKEDEVKKLINTIKEAYGRIDALVNNAGILVRGFVAMQSLSKFQNALDINLLGNFLVLKHVSAVMIGQKYGSIVNISSAAGIGGLKGQSVYSSTKGALNSLTMVAAKEMADFNVRVNAVAPGFIATGMLENATKNDLEHTEMIPMKRFGTAGEVASVVLFLLSDAASYMTGQILVIDGGLLIA; this is translated from the coding sequence ATGATGAATTCAACTAATGTGAAAGACAAAGTAGTTTTGGTAACGGGTGCTACAGGTGGAATAGGTCATCAGATCTGTATTACCCTTGCGGAACATCAGGCTATACCCATTATTCATTACAATAGTAATGGTGAGAAAGCAGATGAGATTTTAAATGAAATTAGCGATTTGGGTATTACCTCCATGAAGGTAAAGGCCGATATAAGGAAAGAGGATGAAGTAAAGAAACTAATTAATACCATCAAGGAGGCTTACGGAAGAATTGATGCGTTGGTTAATAATGCGGGTATTCTTGTTCGCGGTTTTGTGGCAATGCAGTCATTATCGAAGTTCCAGAATGCATTGGACATCAATTTATTAGGTAATTTCTTGGTGCTGAAACATGTGTCTGCTGTAATGATAGGTCAAAAATATGGGAGTATTGTCAATATCAGTTCAGCTGCGGGCATAGGAGGATTGAAGGGACAGTCCGTATACAGTTCTACCAAAGGAGCACTCAACTCATTAACTATGGTCGCGGCAAAAGAAATGGCCGATTTCAATGTTCGGGTTAATGCGGTTGCCCCCGGATTTATAGCCACGGGAATGTTAGAGAATGCAACCAAAAATGACCTGGAGCATACAGAAATGATTCCCATGAAAAGATTTGGTACGGCTGGGGAAGTTGCTTCTGTTGTTCTTTTTCTTCTTTCGGATGCAGCAAGTTACATGACAGGGCAAATTCTCGTTATTGACGGAGGTTTACTAATTGCCTAG
- a CDS encoding NAD(P)/FAD-dependent oxidoreductase, whose amino-acid sequence MSAGKTYDFIFMGSGIGALTCASIVSRIYRKKVLILEQHETIGGFSGSLVSKSGSEFEIGIHQVGELHESTIFHKIMKFITLGKSRWKQLPENFLTFQFPDDTYKVFAGEDKQKTYLKERFPDEAINIDIYYRDIRAVTNWYRKYTMCCIDKNNKRLLEELFKAEESKLAVMSTREYLELRFGNSKLQSFLASHWTDYGLPPSQSAFLKQCLLVNNYRDGVYYPETGSRRFIESVKSGIEDAGGTILCNTQVLRVQAKKDTAHSVLVNHKDSGDTLEHFARYFVSGIGITNTYKKLLRPFVNDDLLKQIDKFNHSGASLVKVYATLKKNPETIGADSSLLWIYNSLCHEETYRNKGNIGNGYISQYSISFPSLKKEDGRNHTMKINTLVDFSLFNFELENEKAAISALENLKLKIGRLLLNDAEKYFPGLFELIETWEVLTPVDVRNNTLHYKGNIFGIPDTPERYLSDKINCFTPLANVFLTGSDVTSSGIYASVLSGVLTAQAVFQDKDIYFKIVKQAQHLETQKV is encoded by the coding sequence ATGTCTGCTGGCAAAACATATGATTTTATTTTTATGGGTTCTGGAATAGGCGCATTGACCTGTGCCAGTATTGTAAGCCGAATCTATCGGAAAAAAGTTCTGATTCTTGAACAACATGAAACGATAGGTGGATTTTCAGGTTCATTAGTGTCAAAAAGCGGTAGTGAATTTGAAATAGGGATTCATCAGGTAGGTGAGCTACATGAATCTACTATATTCCATAAGATTATGAAATTTATCACGCTTGGAAAAAGCAGGTGGAAGCAACTGCCAGAGAATTTTTTAACATTTCAATTCCCAGATGACACTTACAAAGTTTTTGCAGGGGAAGACAAACAAAAAACGTATTTAAAAGAAAGATTTCCTGATGAAGCTATAAATATTGATATCTATTATCGAGACATCCGGGCTGTAACCAACTGGTATCGTAAATATACAATGTGTTGTATTGATAAGAATAACAAGCGCTTGTTGGAAGAACTCTTCAAGGCTGAAGAAAGTAAGTTGGCTGTAATGTCTACCCGGGAATATCTGGAACTCCGTTTTGGTAATTCAAAATTACAAAGCTTTCTGGCTTCACATTGGACCGACTACGGATTACCTCCAAGTCAAAGTGCTTTTCTTAAACAGTGTCTTTTGGTCAATAACTATAGGGATGGAGTTTATTACCCTGAGACCGGTTCACGCCGGTTTATTGAATCGGTAAAAAGCGGAATTGAAGATGCTGGAGGTACCATTCTTTGTAATACACAAGTCCTTCGAGTACAAGCTAAGAAAGATACTGCACATTCTGTTTTGGTAAATCACAAAGATTCAGGTGATACACTTGAACATTTTGCCAGGTATTTTGTTTCTGGGATTGGCATAACCAATACCTATAAAAAGTTGCTGAGACCATTTGTTAACGATGACCTGTTAAAGCAGATAGATAAATTTAATCACTCGGGTGCGAGCTTGGTCAAGGTATATGCCACTCTTAAAAAAAACCCTGAAACAATAGGAGCCGATAGTTCATTATTATGGATTTATAATTCGCTGTGTCATGAAGAAACTTATAGAAACAAGGGAAATATTGGAAATGGATATATATCCCAATACTCAATTTCCTTTCCATCGCTTAAAAAGGAAGATGGTCGAAATCACACAATGAAGATCAACACTCTGGTTGACTTTTCATTATTTAATTTTGAACTGGAGAATGAAAAGGCGGCCATAAGTGCATTGGAGAATCTGAAGCTTAAAATTGGGCGGTTGTTGCTAAATGATGCGGAGAAATATTTCCCAGGTCTCTTCGAATTAATAGAGACGTGGGAGGTTTTAACCCCTGTTGATGTAAGAAATAATACCCTACATTACAAAGGAAACATTTTTGGTATTCCAGATACCCCAGAACGCTATTTGTCGGATAAAATAAATTGCTTTACTCCATTGGCCAATGTATTTCTGACCGGTTCGGATGTTACCTCCTCAGGAATTTATGCTTCTGTTCTAAGCGGTGTTTTGACCGCCCAAGCTGTATTTCAGGATAAAGACATTTATTTTAAGATAGTCAAACAAGCACAACACTTAGAAACTCAGAAAGTGTAA
- a CDS encoding beta-ketoacyl-[acyl-carrier-protein] synthase family protein, which yields MKEKVIISGIGIYCPIGKNVDALNDALISAHHGFEEVTEFDTSTYRNTYAGVVRGFDESRSKTGVRSNLLIRPSVEQALNDSGLLESDIDRSRVSISIGTSIAGYGGFVDSLFKEDYAKRNEEYPSLLNSKIQLNHDETILNIPGPLLATEIAKEYGISGVLSSSVTACSASGNAMALAVDTIRSGLADAVIVASVDPLSELTYMGFHTIRAMSQKMPKPLDKNRDGLLIGEGSACFILESESHLIKRGGKGYAEIAGYGLSNDAYHATQPHPNGEGAVVAMKEALREAGLSPEDIQYINMHGTGTKHNDNAELKAIQRIFKDSLRNIPISSSKSLLGHALGAAGSIEGVICVTAMNHGFIPPSINFEEHIDGVEYQVATKDTDHKELNVVMNNSFGFGGNGASFIFRK from the coding sequence ATGAAAGAAAAAGTTATCATTTCCGGCATAGGAATCTATTGCCCAATTGGAAAAAATGTCGATGCTCTTAATGATGCATTAATAAGTGCTCATCACGGATTTGAGGAAGTAACGGAATTTGACACTTCAACTTATCGAAATACATATGCTGGAGTGGTTAGGGGTTTTGACGAATCAAGAAGTAAGACCGGAGTTCGGTCGAACCTGTTAATTCGTCCCTCTGTTGAACAAGCACTTAACGATTCAGGATTGTTAGAATCAGATATTGATCGTTCCAGGGTATCAATTTCAATTGGCACGTCCATTGCGGGTTACGGTGGATTCGTCGATAGCCTGTTTAAAGAGGATTATGCAAAAAGAAATGAAGAATATCCATCATTGTTGAATAGCAAAATACAGCTTAATCATGATGAGACTATTCTTAATATACCGGGACCTTTGCTAGCTACGGAAATAGCAAAGGAATATGGAATCTCAGGGGTGTTGTCCTCTTCAGTTACAGCTTGTAGTGCTAGTGGTAATGCTATGGCATTGGCAGTTGATACCATCAGAAGTGGTTTGGCCGACGCTGTAATAGTTGCATCGGTTGATCCTTTGTCAGAACTCACCTATATGGGTTTTCATACAATTAGGGCGATGTCCCAAAAAATGCCAAAACCATTGGATAAAAATAGGGATGGACTCTTGATAGGAGAGGGTTCAGCGTGCTTTATCTTAGAAAGTGAAAGCCATTTGATAAAACGTGGTGGAAAGGGTTATGCGGAAATTGCTGGTTATGGTTTGAGTAATGATGCTTACCATGCCACACAGCCCCATCCAAACGGAGAAGGGGCAGTGGTTGCTATGAAGGAAGCCTTGAGAGAAGCTGGTTTAAGCCCGGAGGATATCCAGTACATCAACATGCATGGTACCGGAACAAAGCATAATGATAACGCCGAACTAAAAGCCATTCAACGTATATTCAAGGATTCTCTCAGAAATATTCCTATTAGTTCTTCAAAATCATTACTTGGACATGCGCTGGGTGCTGCTGGATCAATAGAAGGTGTTATTTGTGTTACGGCAATGAATCACGGATTTATACCGCCAAGCATAAATTTCGAGGAACATATTGATGGCGTTGAGTATCAGGTCGCGACCAAGGATACTGATCATAAGGAACTTAATGTTGTAATGAACAACTCTTTCGGTTTCGGGGGAAACGGGGCATCTTTCATATTTAGGAAATAG
- a CDS encoding PIG-L deacetylase family protein encodes MAKLQVRKVLVICPHADDEIVGCGGAIIHFSKKKKVEVHVLVCTKESTRSIAKSYAFNPMHRVRESYQAKEIMGYQHLHYFNFPELGFNGRPGNKKKLEVQLNEFIQGLRPDCIFVPNSEEMHPDHRVIGGLMNNIIHEGKKKGQFDFIRYVLIYEVWGPVKMNSYFQISKSAKTKMENGMSCYRSQMASVDYKRIIEFLGNQRRQKFNQFNTHIKGFKKTLIEGYTLIQNDNF; translated from the coding sequence GTGGCTAAACTTCAGGTCAGGAAAGTTTTGGTGATATGCCCCCATGCTGACGATGAGATTGTTGGTTGTGGAGGTGCTATAATCCATTTCTCTAAAAAAAAGAAAGTCGAAGTGCATGTGCTGGTTTGTACAAAAGAGAGTACGCGATCTATTGCAAAGTCTTATGCATTCAATCCCATGCATCGGGTAAGAGAAAGTTATCAGGCCAAAGAAATTATGGGTTACCAACATCTTCATTATTTTAATTTTCCAGAATTGGGATTTAATGGGAGGCCGGGTAATAAGAAAAAACTGGAAGTCCAGCTTAACGAATTTATTCAAGGTCTGCGACCAGATTGCATTTTTGTTCCAAATTCTGAGGAAATGCACCCTGATCACCGTGTAATAGGTGGTTTAATGAATAACATCATCCATGAAGGGAAGAAAAAAGGACAATTTGATTTTATCAGATACGTGTTAATATATGAGGTTTGGGGCCCTGTTAAGATGAATTCTTATTTCCAAATCTCCAAATCTGCAAAAACAAAAATGGAAAATGGGATGTCATGTTACCGCTCCCAAATGGCATCTGTGGATTATAAGAGAATAATTGAGTTTTTAGGCAATCAGCGTAGACAAAAATTTAATCAGTTCAATACTCACATCAAAGGTTTTAAGAAGACGCTGATTGAAGGATATACACTTATTCAGAATGATAATTTTTAA
- a CDS encoding glycosyltransferase family 2 protein, giving the protein MYSILICTYNKVESLKAVLANLEFLETRNVEFEVQIVVDGSTDETLEYLKTLYPYYPLMYHYIENSGLTAARNYGIEKCNGKYVIFCDDDVIFHPLFLINLDAAVRVNPDKIHIGNLVNIDKKFSPFIIQGLLSNAQPNYTEFDKLRAHHIFFEGIKSLYAFRQRYTEFKPSVWWAVVTGGNLCIPKKHFKNIGFFDTNITGWGPEDADLCYRFFRSGVEADYNENCYLYHLDHERDSEKIMRSMTRNAVYFVKKYSKPLELYTYLMFTNAKVSLKEFNDQCSEIFNYPKIDVPEFYLSMKDYSSKRHVLK; this is encoded by the coding sequence ATGTACAGTATTCTAATTTGTACTTATAATAAAGTTGAGTCGCTCAAAGCAGTATTGGCCAATCTTGAATTTCTTGAGACCAGGAATGTAGAGTTTGAAGTGCAAATTGTTGTAGATGGCTCAACAGACGAAACATTGGAATATCTGAAAACACTTTATCCATACTATCCTTTGATGTACCACTACATTGAGAATTCAGGTCTGACTGCTGCTCGCAATTATGGTATTGAGAAGTGCAATGGAAAGTATGTTATTTTTTGTGATGATGACGTCATTTTTCATCCTTTGTTTTTGATAAATCTTGATGCGGCTGTTCGTGTAAATCCTGATAAGATCCATATTGGTAATCTTGTAAATATCGATAAAAAATTTTCGCCATTTATTATTCAGGGATTACTCTCCAATGCTCAACCTAATTATACTGAGTTTGATAAATTGAGGGCACACCATATTTTCTTTGAAGGAATTAAATCTTTATATGCATTTAGACAGAGGTACACAGAATTTAAACCCAGCGTATGGTGGGCTGTTGTAACGGGTGGAAATCTATGTATACCTAAAAAACACTTTAAAAATATAGGATTTTTTGATACCAATATTACTGGTTGGGGGCCGGAAGATGCGGATTTATGTTACAGATTTTTTCGCTCAGGTGTTGAGGCAGATTACAATGAGAATTGCTATTTATATCATTTAGATCATGAGCGTGATTCCGAAAAGATCATGAGATCAATGACCAGAAACGCCGTCTATTTTGTGAAAAAGTATTCAAAGCCTTTGGAATTATATACTTATTTGATGTTCACCAATGCCAAGGTCTCTTTAAAGGAATTCAATGATCAATGCAGTGAAATTTTCAATTACCCTAAGATTGATGTTCCTGAATTTTATTTGAGTATGAAGGACTATTCGTCCAAAAGACATGTTTTGAAATAA